One Microlunatus soli genomic window carries:
- a CDS encoding ParA family protein — MFPQPAEPELGPTGRPWPELPTDFPPPTGGKAMIIAMCNQKGGVGKTTTTINLGASLVELGRKVLLVDFDPQGSLSVGLGVNPHNLEVSVYNLLLGRDVTPDEVIEPTSVDGMDILPSNIDLSAAELQLVSEVAREQTLLRVLEKVRGDYDVILVDCAPSLGLLTINALTAADKVLVPLECEFFALRGVALLTDTIEKVQERLNPDLDMLGILGTMYDPRTLHSREVLERVVQAFGDTVFHTVIRRTIKFPETTVAGEPITTYASDSPGAGAYRMLAREVLARCLVG, encoded by the coding sequence TTGTTCCCGCAACCGGCGGAGCCCGAGTTGGGACCGACGGGTCGGCCCTGGCCGGAGCTGCCGACCGACTTTCCGCCACCGACCGGCGGCAAGGCGATGATCATCGCGATGTGTAACCAGAAGGGCGGCGTCGGCAAGACCACGACGACGATCAATCTGGGTGCCTCGTTGGTCGAACTCGGCCGCAAGGTGCTGTTGGTCGACTTCGATCCGCAGGGGTCGTTGTCGGTCGGGCTCGGGGTCAATCCGCACAATCTCGAGGTCAGTGTCTACAACCTGTTGCTCGGACGCGACGTCACCCCCGACGAGGTGATCGAACCGACCTCGGTGGACGGGATGGACATCCTGCCCAGCAACATCGACCTGTCCGCTGCCGAGCTGCAACTGGTGTCCGAGGTCGCTCGCGAGCAGACCCTGCTGCGGGTGTTGGAGAAGGTCCGCGGCGACTACGACGTGATCTTGGTCGACTGCGCGCCGTCGTTGGGGCTGCTGACGATCAACGCCCTGACCGCGGCGGACAAGGTGCTGGTCCCGTTGGAGTGCGAGTTCTTCGCCCTGCGGGGGGTCGCGCTGTTGACCGACACGATCGAGAAGGTGCAGGAGCGGCTCAACCCCGACCTGGACATGCTCGGCATCCTGGGCACCATGTACGACCCGCGGACCCTGCACAGTCGCGAGGTGTTGGAACGGGTGGTGCAGGCCTTCGGTGACACCGTGTTCCACACGGTCATCCGGCGCACGATCAAATTTCCCGAGACCACCGTCGCCGGTGAACCGATCACCACCTACGCGTCCGACTCGCCCGGTGCCGGCGCCTACCGGATGCTCGCCCGAGAGGTACTCGCGCGATGCCTCGTCGGGTAA
- a CDS encoding pseudouridine synthase, translating to MTDNGEAGRDAEGVRLQKVLAAAGIASRRGSEELIAQGRVEVNGKIVTVQGMRVNPDTDAIRVDGKRIPPPRRHVYLVFNKPRGVVSTMDDPEGRPTLAQYLEGRKERLFHVGRLDADTEGLLILTNDGEFAHRLAHPSYEVPKTYVAEVVGSVDRATLSKLRKPLTLEDGPVRAEDVRLVSATAERSMVTITLHEGRNRIVRRMLDAVGHPVRRLSRVSIGPVKLGNLRPGELRELESDELGKLLDLIER from the coding sequence GTGACCGACAACGGTGAGGCCGGTCGGGACGCCGAGGGCGTCCGGCTGCAGAAGGTGCTCGCTGCCGCCGGGATCGCCTCCCGACGGGGCAGCGAGGAGCTGATCGCGCAGGGTCGGGTCGAGGTGAACGGCAAGATCGTCACCGTCCAGGGGATGCGGGTCAACCCCGACACCGACGCGATCCGGGTCGACGGCAAACGCATCCCGCCGCCCCGCCGACACGTCTACCTGGTCTTCAACAAGCCGCGCGGCGTGGTGTCGACGATGGACGATCCGGAGGGTCGACCGACACTGGCGCAGTATCTGGAGGGTCGCAAGGAACGGCTCTTCCACGTCGGCCGGCTGGATGCCGACACCGAGGGCCTGCTGATCCTGACCAACGACGGCGAGTTCGCCCACCGGCTGGCCCATCCGTCCTACGAGGTGCCGAAAACCTATGTCGCCGAGGTGGTCGGCAGCGTGGATCGGGCCACCTTGAGCAAGCTGCGCAAACCGTTGACCCTGGAAGACGGACCGGTACGCGCCGAGGACGTACGCCTGGTATCGGCCACCGCGGAACGTAGCATGGTCACCATTACCTTGCACGAAGGGAGAAACCGCATCGTGCGACGCATGCTGGATGCCGTCGGTCACCCGGTCAGACGGCTGTCCCGGGTCTCGATCGGCCCGGTCAAGTTGGGCAACCTGCGGCCCGGGGAACTCCGCGAACTCGAATCCGACGAGCTGGGCAAGCTGCTCGATCTGATCGAGCGGTAA
- the scpB gene encoding SMC-Scp complex subunit ScpB translates to MTDQYDEDITEERDPALRQAQGPGDVAAEVPDEVPTEEPGEVPTEESDRVPTEESVETPTEGSDGAPAERPDVPASENPAPDEGTEADDASRPEEPMIAAEPTRTPEELQSALEALLLVADEPISETALAATLNTPTADVTEALGELVRFYDETGRGFELRAVAGGWRYYTREQHAELLSGYVLEGQHAKLSQAALETLAVIAYLQPVSRSRVSGVRGVSVDGVMRTLLTRDLITEIGSEDSGATLFATTDYFLERMGLQSLDELPEIAPYLPEATELEAELGQLAVVPDPEPSADNDALPDEPELGLAPDDLAPDDLDQDGVDQDGVDQDGVDQESSVDQGDAVDQDEENRA, encoded by the coding sequence ATGACTGACCAGTACGACGAGGACATCACCGAGGAACGGGACCCTGCCCTTCGACAGGCTCAGGGCCCTGGTGACGTCGCTGCCGAGGTCCCAGATGAGGTGCCGACCGAGGAACCGGGCGAGGTGCCGACCGAGGAATCCGACAGGGTGCCCACCGAGGAGTCGGTCGAGACGCCGACCGAAGGATCCGACGGAGCTCCCGCTGAGCGGCCCGACGTGCCTGCGTCGGAGAACCCTGCGCCGGACGAAGGGACCGAAGCCGACGACGCATCCCGGCCCGAGGAACCGATGATCGCCGCGGAGCCGACGCGGACGCCGGAGGAGTTGCAGAGCGCGCTGGAAGCCCTGCTGCTGGTCGCCGACGAGCCGATCAGCGAGACGGCGCTGGCGGCGACGCTGAACACGCCGACCGCCGACGTCACCGAAGCGCTGGGCGAGCTGGTCCGGTTCTACGACGAGACCGGTCGCGGGTTCGAGCTGCGCGCTGTCGCCGGCGGCTGGCGCTACTACACCCGGGAGCAACACGCCGAACTGCTCAGCGGCTACGTGCTGGAAGGTCAGCACGCCAAACTGTCGCAGGCTGCGTTGGAGACGCTGGCCGTGATCGCGTATCTGCAGCCGGTCTCCCGTTCCCGGGTCTCCGGGGTGCGCGGGGTCAGCGTCGACGGTGTGATGCGGACACTGCTGACCCGCGACCTGATCACCGAGATCGGGTCGGAGGACTCCGGAGCGACGCTGTTCGCCACCACCGACTACTTCCTGGAGCGGATGGGCCTGCAGTCGCTGGACGAGCTGCCCGAGATCGCGCCGTACCTGCCGGAAGCCACCGAGCTGGAGGCGGAGTTGGGTCAGCTGGCCGTGGTCCCCGATCCGGAGCCGTCGGCGGACAACGATGCGCTGCCCGACGAGCCGGAACTCGGCCTGGCCCCGGATGACCTGGCCCCGGATGACCTGGACCAGGACGGCGTGGACCAGGACGGCGTGGACCAGGACGGCGTGGACCAGGAGAGCAGCGTGGACCAGGGAGACGCCGTTGATCAGGACGAGGAGAATCGGGCGTGA
- a CDS encoding methylated-DNA--[protein]-cysteine S-methyltransferase, translated as MNTAAERSTLTEQLPIDPAQLAALHERLVARADHDSLIAIAYRTIDTPVGGLLLAATEQGLVRVAYQQEGFDTVLDALSTKISPRILAAPQRLDVVARELDEYFAGDRHSFDVPLDLSLSTGFRQTVQRYLPKIDYGRTQTYQQVAERVGNPKAVRAVGTACATNPLPVVVPCHRVLRTDGTLGGYIGGETAKSTLLDLERAA; from the coding sequence ATGAACACAGCAGCAGAACGCAGCACCCTGACCGAACAACTACCGATCGACCCGGCACAGCTGGCCGCATTGCACGAACGACTGGTCGCCCGCGCCGACCATGACAGCCTGATCGCCATCGCCTACCGCACCATCGACACCCCGGTCGGCGGGCTGCTGTTGGCCGCCACCGAGCAGGGCCTGGTCCGGGTGGCCTACCAGCAAGAAGGATTCGACACCGTGCTGGACGCGCTGTCGACCAAGATCAGCCCGCGCATCCTGGCCGCTCCGCAACGGCTCGACGTCGTCGCTCGCGAACTGGACGAGTACTTCGCCGGCGACCGACACAGCTTCGACGTTCCCCTCGACCTGAGCCTGTCGACCGGCTTCCGACAGACCGTGCAGCGCTACCTGCCCAAGATCGACTACGGCCGGACCCAGACCTACCAACAGGTCGCTGAACGGGTCGGCAATCCGAAGGCCGTTCGCGCGGTCGGCACGGCCTGTGCGACCAACCCGCTGCCGGTGGTCGTTCCGTGCCACCGGGTACTGCGCACTGACGGCACCCTGGGTGGCTACATCGGAGGCGAGACGGCGAAATCGACCCTGCTCGACCTCGAGCGGGCGGCATGA
- the pafA gene encoding Pup--protein ligase, translating into MDRRIFGLETEYGVACTSGGSRRLTPDEVARYLFRRVVTWGRSSNVFLRNGSRIYLDVGSHPEYATAECDNLTELIAHDKAGERILEDLIIDAEQRLAAEGITGDIYLFKNNTDSHGNSYGCHENYLISRIGDFSKITDVLVPFLVSRQLICGAGKVLTTVRGAEYSVSQRAEHIWESVSSATTRSRPIINTRDEPHADPERYRRLHVIVGDSNMSEATTLLKVGATELVLRLVEAGVPMRDLTCENPIRAIRDISRDRTGRVQVALANGRKISALDLQRAYLEKVSEFVSARGLETTTTMRVLDLWERAIRAIEEDKLSLIDTEIDWAIKLKLLDAYSTKHGLSFADPRIAQLDLAYHDIRRGRGVFSMLERRGSAVRVTTDPAIFRAKSVPPQTTRAKLRGDFIRRAQEGRNDYTVDWVHLKLNDQAQRTVLCKDPFASSDERVDRLIASMHKS; encoded by the coding sequence ATGGATCGACGGATCTTCGGTCTGGAGACCGAGTACGGCGTCGCCTGCACCTCCGGCGGGAGCCGGCGGCTGACCCCCGACGAGGTGGCGCGCTACCTGTTCCGACGGGTGGTCACTTGGGGCCGGTCGAGCAATGTCTTCCTGCGCAACGGTTCCCGGATCTACCTCGACGTCGGCTCGCACCCCGAGTACGCGACCGCCGAGTGTGACAACCTGACCGAGCTGATCGCCCATGACAAGGCCGGCGAACGGATCCTGGAGGATCTGATCATCGACGCCGAACAGCGGCTGGCCGCCGAGGGCATCACCGGCGACATCTACCTGTTCAAGAACAACACCGACAGCCACGGGAACTCCTACGGCTGCCACGAGAACTACCTGATCAGCCGGATCGGCGACTTCTCCAAGATCACCGACGTGCTGGTGCCGTTCCTGGTCTCCCGGCAGCTGATCTGCGGTGCCGGCAAGGTGCTGACCACCGTACGGGGAGCGGAGTATTCGGTCTCCCAGCGGGCCGAGCACATCTGGGAATCGGTCTCCAGCGCCACCACCCGGTCCCGTCCGATCATCAACACCCGCGACGAGCCGCACGCCGACCCGGAACGTTACCGCCGGCTGCACGTGATCGTCGGCGACTCCAACATGAGCGAGGCCACCACCCTGCTCAAGGTCGGGGCGACCGAGCTGGTGCTGCGACTGGTCGAGGCCGGCGTGCCGATGCGCGACCTGACCTGTGAGAACCCGATCCGGGCGATCCGCGACATCAGCCGGGACCGGACCGGCCGGGTCCAGGTGGCGTTGGCCAACGGCCGCAAGATCAGCGCTCTGGACCTGCAACGCGCCTACCTGGAGAAGGTGTCGGAATTCGTCTCCGCCCGCGGTCTGGAAACCACCACCACGATGCGGGTGCTTGATCTGTGGGAGCGGGCGATCCGGGCGATCGAGGAGGACAAGCTGTCCTTGATCGACACCGAGATCGACTGGGCGATCAAGCTCAAGCTGCTGGACGCGTACTCCACCAAGCACGGGCTGAGCTTTGCCGACCCGCGGATCGCGCAGCTGGATCTGGCCTATCACGACATCCGCCGCGGGCGGGGTGTGTTCAGCATGCTGGAGCGGCGCGGTTCTGCGGTCCGGGTGACCACCGACCCGGCCATCTTCCGGGCCAAGTCGGTGCCGCCGCAGACCACCCGGGCCAAGCTGCGCGGCGACTTCATCCGACGCGCCCAGGAGGGGCGCAACGACTACACCGTCGATTGGGTGCACCTGAAACTGAACGATCAGGCGCAGCGGACCGTTCTCTGCAAGGACCCGTTCGCATCCTCCGACGAACGCGTCGATCGGCTGATCGCCAGCATGCACAAGTCATGA
- a CDS encoding site-specific tyrosine recombinase XerD, producing the protein MINSYLDHLAVERGLSEHTVAGYRRDLARYAAYLDDQGITEPRDIESSTLTGYAVSLAEGVPDRYPALAQSSAARALAAVRGLHRFAAEEGVTEQNPAAQLKPPRPARRLPKALPLDAVQTLLAAPGTETPLALRDTALLELLYGTGGRISEVVGLDVDELSGLLSEPDEVGGLRVIGKGNKERFVPLGRYAKKAVTDYLVRGRPDLARRGRGTPGLLLNARGGRLSRQGAWLIMQQTAERADLKIDISPHTLRHSFATHLLDGGADVRVVQELLGHASVTTTQIYTLVTVDHLREVYLTAHPRAR; encoded by the coding sequence TTGATCAACTCCTACCTTGATCATCTGGCGGTCGAACGTGGCCTGTCCGAGCACACCGTCGCCGGCTATCGGCGTGATCTTGCCCGGTACGCGGCCTACCTCGATGATCAAGGAATCACCGAGCCGCGGGACATCGAGTCGTCGACGTTGACCGGCTACGCCGTGAGCTTGGCCGAGGGGGTACCCGATCGTTATCCGGCGCTCGCCCAGTCGAGCGCCGCCCGGGCGTTGGCGGCGGTCCGCGGGCTGCACAGGTTTGCGGCCGAGGAAGGGGTTACCGAGCAGAATCCGGCGGCGCAGCTGAAGCCGCCACGGCCGGCCCGGCGGCTGCCCAAGGCGTTGCCGCTGGACGCGGTCCAGACCCTGTTGGCCGCCCCGGGCACCGAGACGCCGTTGGCGCTGCGGGACACCGCGCTGCTGGAACTTCTCTACGGGACCGGGGGCCGGATCTCCGAGGTCGTCGGGCTGGATGTCGACGAGCTCTCCGGGTTGCTGTCCGAACCGGATGAGGTCGGCGGCCTGCGGGTGATCGGCAAGGGCAACAAGGAACGTTTCGTGCCGCTCGGCCGCTACGCCAAGAAGGCTGTCACCGACTATCTGGTCCGTGGCCGCCCGGACCTGGCCCGGCGGGGGCGCGGTACACCCGGGTTGTTGCTCAACGCCCGCGGTGGTCGACTGTCCCGGCAGGGTGCGTGGTTGATCATGCAGCAGACCGCCGAGCGGGCCGATCTGAAGATCGACATCTCTCCGCACACCCTGCGGCATTCGTTCGCCACCCATCTGCTGGACGGCGGTGCCGATGTCCGGGTGGTGCAGGAGCTGCTCGGGCACGCCTCGGTGACCACGACCCAGATCTACACCCTGGTCACCGTTGATCATCTGCGCGAGGTCTACCTGACCGCGCATCCCCGAGCCCGTTGA
- a CDS encoding segregation and condensation protein A, whose protein sequence is MTASSGPMQDDPDQIDLQPNDAGQNASGQEVSGQEVSGQLEIDEGDNGRTDGGFSVRLTNFEGPFDLLLQLISKHKLDITEVALSRVTDEFIAHIKAAGDDWDLEQTSQFIVVAATLLDLKAARLLPSGEVTDPEDLALLEARDLLFARLLQYRAFKQIAAGFGEQLEVQARRRPRTAGLEDWLTKLLPEITIKISLERFAELAARAMTPKQADVVSLAHLHSPAVTVREQGGIIVDRLKITGQLTFAELTKDSPDRITTVCRFLALLELFREKAISFEQPTPLDALTIRWTGSADQQVTISDEFDTPPEQPDDDDSTTENEGSDD, encoded by the coding sequence GTGACGGCTTCCAGTGGCCCGATGCAGGACGACCCCGACCAGATCGACCTGCAGCCGAACGACGCGGGCCAGAACGCTTCGGGCCAGGAGGTTTCGGGCCAGGAGGTTTCGGGTCAGCTCGAGATCGATGAGGGCGACAACGGTCGGACCGACGGCGGCTTCAGCGTCCGGTTGACCAACTTCGAGGGCCCGTTCGACCTGTTGCTGCAGTTGATCTCCAAGCACAAGCTGGACATCACCGAGGTGGCCCTGTCCCGGGTGACCGACGAATTCATCGCCCACATCAAGGCCGCCGGCGACGACTGGGACCTGGAACAGACCAGCCAGTTCATCGTGGTCGCAGCCACGCTGCTGGATCTGAAGGCCGCCCGGCTGCTGCCCAGCGGTGAGGTCACCGATCCCGAGGACCTGGCGCTGCTGGAGGCCCGGGACCTGCTGTTCGCCCGGCTGCTGCAGTATCGCGCCTTCAAGCAGATCGCCGCCGGCTTCGGCGAACAACTGGAGGTCCAGGCCCGGCGGCGGCCACGCACCGCCGGCCTGGAGGACTGGCTGACCAAGCTGCTGCCCGAGATCACCATCAAGATCAGCCTCGAACGGTTCGCCGAGCTCGCCGCCCGGGCGATGACGCCGAAGCAGGCCGATGTCGTGTCGCTGGCCCACCTGCACAGCCCGGCGGTCACCGTTCGCGAACAGGGCGGCATCATCGTCGACCGGCTGAAGATCACCGGGCAGCTCACCTTCGCCGAGCTGACCAAGGATTCCCCGGATCGGATCACCACCGTCTGCCGGTTCCTGGCGTTGCTGGAACTGTTCCGGGAGAAGGCGATCAGCTTCGAACAGCCGACCCCCTTGGATGCGCTGACCATCCGGTGGACCGGAAGCGCCGATCAACAGGTCACGATCTCCGACGAGTTCGACACGCCACCTGAGCAACCGGACGATGATGACAGCACCACCGAGAACGAAGGCAGCGATGACTGA
- a CDS encoding dienelactone hydrolase family protein: MADIVLFHHAQGLTAGVVAFADTLRSAGHTVHTPDLYQGQTFADLDSGIGYARETGFDVIGERGLAAADAVGGELVYAGFSLGGMPAQELAQTRPGARAALLFHSCVPVTEFGDRWPEDVPVQVHGMEADPLFAEPGGDLDAARALVASTQQAELFLYPGDRHLFADSSLAAYDQQATRLLTDRSLQFLAALDR; the protein is encoded by the coding sequence ATGGCCGACATCGTTCTGTTTCATCACGCTCAGGGTTTGACGGCGGGGGTGGTTGCCTTCGCCGACACGCTCCGGTCCGCCGGACACACGGTGCATACCCCCGACCTGTACCAGGGGCAGACCTTCGCCGATCTGGACAGCGGTATCGGCTACGCGCGGGAGACCGGCTTCGACGTGATCGGCGAACGTGGCCTCGCTGCCGCCGATGCCGTCGGCGGCGAGTTGGTGTACGCGGGATTCTCGCTCGGCGGGATGCCGGCACAGGAACTGGCCCAGACCCGTCCCGGTGCCCGCGCGGCGTTGCTGTTCCACAGCTGTGTCCCGGTCACCGAGTTCGGCGACCGCTGGCCGGAGGACGTTCCGGTCCAGGTGCACGGGATGGAAGCCGATCCCCTGTTTGCCGAGCCCGGCGGTGATCTTGATGCCGCGCGGGCACTGGTGGCGTCGACGCAGCAGGCGGAGTTGTTCCTCTACCCCGGCGACCGGCACCTGTTTGCCGACTCCTCGCTGGCGGCCTACGACCAGCAGGCCACTCGGCTGCTGACCGACCGGTCGCTGCAGTTCCTGGCCGCGCTCGATCGCTGA
- a CDS encoding RNA polymerase sigma factor → MTEPFEQVVQRHGAAVLRICRALLGPGPDADDAWSETFLAALRAWPDLDPATNVQAWLIRVAGRKAIDITRTRARHAVPTDAPPERESRLGNPDPEATELWAFVGALPERQRLAVAYHYLGGLPHTETAELIGGTPQAVRRAAADGIRALRTKYGDPTRTSGKTPKRAP, encoded by the coding sequence ATGACAGAACCGTTCGAGCAGGTGGTGCAACGCCACGGCGCAGCGGTGTTGCGGATCTGCCGCGCCCTGCTCGGCCCGGGCCCCGACGCCGACGACGCGTGGTCGGAGACCTTCCTGGCAGCTCTGCGAGCCTGGCCCGACCTGGACCCGGCGACCAACGTGCAGGCCTGGCTGATCCGGGTCGCCGGACGCAAGGCGATCGACATCACCCGAACCAGAGCCCGACACGCGGTGCCGACCGACGCACCACCGGAACGCGAGTCCCGGCTCGGAAATCCGGACCCGGAGGCCACCGAACTGTGGGCCTTTGTCGGTGCCCTGCCCGAACGTCAACGACTCGCGGTCGCCTACCACTACCTCGGCGGGCTGCCGCACACCGAGACCGCCGAACTGATCGGCGGCACACCGCAAGCCGTTCGCCGCGCCGCCGCGGACGGGATCAGAGCGCTACGCACCAAGTACGGCGACCCGACCCGGACCAGCGGCAAGACACCGAAGAGAGCACCCTGA
- a CDS encoding FKBP-type peptidyl-prolyl cis-trans isomerase, with translation MRTLTTPTRPRQLAKLLVTAAVAASLTVLGACGKDDPAPKGSPSASAKPTSSATKASPSASPSASVKPSSNLDGITVKGDYGDKPTISFKHPWAINKTQSKVLKKGSGEEVLESGSVTVNYVGVDGRTGKTFDSSFANGKPVSFPMNGVIAGFKTGLVGKHVGDRVLIAMTGPDGYDSSGGNPQAGINVGDSLIFVVDIEATTLKSAEGKENKPKSGLPTVAMKDDKPTVTIPKSDPPTKTTVEPLITGTGAKVASTDNVTTRSVTVLWKNGKVVDDSWAKPFAPQQDPSTGAFVPERNKAMQKAMVGQTVGSRVVMVFPPKTAYKYEDRTQGIGPDDTVVMVVDILFSQAGQ, from the coding sequence GTGAGAACGCTGACAACCCCGACCCGACCGCGTCAGCTGGCAAAACTGTTGGTCACCGCCGCGGTCGCCGCGAGCCTGACGGTCTTGGGGGCCTGTGGCAAGGACGATCCCGCACCGAAGGGCAGTCCCAGCGCGTCGGCCAAGCCGACCAGCTCCGCAACCAAAGCCTCGCCCAGCGCCAGCCCGTCGGCGTCGGTCAAGCCGTCGAGCAACCTCGACGGGATCACCGTCAAGGGCGACTACGGCGACAAGCCGACGATCTCCTTCAAGCACCCGTGGGCGATCAACAAGACCCAGTCCAAGGTGCTGAAGAAGGGTTCCGGCGAAGAGGTCCTGGAGTCCGGGTCGGTGACGGTGAACTACGTCGGCGTCGATGGCCGGACCGGCAAGACGTTCGACAGCTCGTTCGCCAACGGCAAGCCGGTGTCGTTCCCGATGAACGGTGTGATCGCCGGCTTCAAGACCGGCCTGGTCGGCAAGCATGTCGGTGATCGGGTGCTGATCGCGATGACCGGACCGGACGGGTACGACTCATCGGGCGGCAACCCGCAGGCCGGGATCAACGTCGGCGACAGCCTGATCTTCGTGGTCGACATCGAGGCGACCACGCTGAAGAGCGCCGAAGGCAAGGAGAACAAGCCGAAGAGCGGTCTGCCGACGGTGGCGATGAAGGACGACAAACCGACCGTCACGATCCCGAAGAGCGATCCGCCGACCAAGACCACGGTCGAGCCGCTGATCACCGGCACCGGCGCCAAGGTCGCCTCCACCGACAATGTCACCACCCGTTCGGTGACCGTGTTGTGGAAGAACGGCAAGGTCGTCGACGACAGCTGGGCCAAGCCGTTCGCCCCGCAGCAGGATCCGAGTACCGGCGCCTTCGTGCCGGAACGTAACAAGGCGATGCAGAAGGCGATGGTCGGGCAGACCGTCGGCAGTCGGGTGGTGATGGTGTTCCCGCCGAAGACCGCCTACAAGTACGAGGACAGGACCCAGGGGATCGGTCCCGACGACACCGTGGTGATGGTGGTCGACATCCTGTTCTCCCAAGCAGGTCAGTGA
- a CDS encoding dihydrofolate reductase family protein yields MRTIHVTMSVTLDGVVQGPGRADEDTRDRFRHGGWGTGYTDQVMAEEIATGMSRPGDLLLGRRTWQDFSTAWGGRQDGNPFSAHLDNATKYVVSTTLDDADAWQNSILLRPTRHRPDGNVTSTIAALKAEPGPDLSVIGSASLVRTLHSAGLVDRYTLLIHPLVLGAGSRLFDTSGRYAELSLTDSTVTTTGVIIAHYRVAGHGDV; encoded by the coding sequence ATGCGCACGATCCACGTCACGATGAGCGTCACCCTGGACGGCGTCGTCCAGGGGCCCGGACGAGCCGATGAGGACACCCGCGACCGCTTCCGCCACGGCGGCTGGGGTACCGGCTACACCGACCAGGTGATGGCCGAGGAGATAGCCACCGGTATGAGCCGCCCGGGAGACCTGCTGCTCGGCCGCCGCACCTGGCAGGACTTCAGCACCGCCTGGGGCGGACGGCAGGACGGCAATCCGTTCAGTGCCCACCTGGACAACGCCACCAAATACGTCGTCTCGACCACGCTCGACGATGCCGATGCCTGGCAGAACTCGATCCTGCTCCGCCCCACCCGCCATCGGCCCGACGGGAACGTGACCAGCACGATTGCGGCCCTGAAGGCGGAGCCGGGGCCGGACCTGTCGGTGATCGGCAGCGCTTCGCTGGTCCGCACCCTGCACAGCGCCGGCCTGGTCGACCGTTACACGCTGCTGATCCATCCCCTCGTCCTCGGTGCCGGCAGCCGGCTCTTCGACACCTCGGGCCGGTACGCCGAGCTCAGCCTGACCGACAGCACCGTGACCACGACCGGCGTGATCATCGCCCACTACCGGGTGGCCGGGCACGGCGACGTCTGA